A window of Helicobacter pylori genomic DNA:
CTCGCTCAAATCCCACCAAACCACCCTCATGTTTAACGCCCTAAAAGGCTTAAGCGCACACACACGCCCACTAACTGCACATAAAAATATAGTGCTACAGAAGCGAATGATCTTTATGGATTATACCACCAGAGAATGATGATAATTAAAATATTTTGATACGCTTTATCATTTTGGATAAGATAAATTTGATTTGAAAGTGGGGTTTGAAAGCAAGAAACTATTGATTTTTTAAGTAAGGCTAATTGAACAAACCGCTACTTTAACTTTTAACACAAGAAGCCCCCTCCTTTTAACCCTCTCTAACCCTTACTTTTTGTCGTTTTTATGCTCGTGGTTAGCGTTGCATTGATTGGCTTGGTTTTGGCTATTTTTTTGACAACTTTCGTTGTTTTGATTTTTAGCATCACCTTTTTGGTTGTGGTTTTGATTACTGCAACTGTTACTCATTTTGTCTCCCTTTAAATTAAAATAAAAACTAGATGCATTCTCGCATCTAGGCTTCCATTATATGCCTTTTTTTCTAAAGAAAAGCTTAAACGGATTCTATCTGCAATGACTTCTTATCTTCATTGGCTTGTTGCGTTTTTAGGCGTAAAGTGGCAACTACAATGCATGCGGGTATGGTTACTCTATAAGCTGGTCCTGCAATATCAATCGCTGTCCATACGCCTGTAATGATCCAGCCAACAGGGCCTGTTAAAAAGTTCAGGGTTCTTGTAAGCACTTGATCGCCTGCAAGCGATAAACCGCGCCCTAGAATGGTTTTTGCTACCGCATTCGCAACAATGACCGCTAGTTGATAAGATTTAAAGCCTCCCATTTTAAACAGCGTTAAAGTCGCCGCGCTTAAGGCTTGTCTGTTTAAATTGTCGGTGTTTTTTATGGACAATTCATCGCACATTTCTTTGACTTCTTCATCGTCCATTTCTTCTAAACTTCTTTCTAAGATTTTAGAAAGCATGTTTTGTTCAATTAAAGTTGTCTCTGATTTTTTGCTGTAATTGACCTTTAATTTATCGCACACATCGCATAAAATCTCTTTGTATAAGACCCCTTCGCCTTTAATAAAGCTCGCAAAACTATTGCTCCCATAGTATTGCAACTCTTCAGCGATTCTTTCTGCGTATTTAGCGTAATCATCGCCATGCCTTTTGTATTCTATGGAGCTTGTGAGTTTTTCATTGTGTCTTTTTTCGCCGTCTTTACCAAAAACAAGCACCTCAAACAAATCCAATAAATCACTAGATTCCAATTGCTTTAAAAATTCCAAATCTCTATCATATTTGTATGCCATATTATTCCTTTGTATTGTTTTATCACTTATTGAAAACCAATAGCTTTCGCACTCCATCGTTGTTTCGCTAAAGTGATTACTGATTTTAATATCATTTGTCTAAAACTACACTTAATATTCTAAAAAGGCTTAAACATCAAAACCCAACGCCCTTTATGGATTTCATGTTTCAAAACATCGCTTCTTTTAAACATTAATTGGAGCGGTTGCTATTCTTATTGTAGTGCTTGTGGCTAGGGTTTTTAGCATCAATGCTTTGGTTATTGCTTGATTGGTATATTCCTTTTCTAAAAAAAACAACCAATAAAATAATGGCTAAAAAGAAAATAGCTACACAAATAAAAATGCGGGTTGCATTAGCTTCATTAGAATTTGCTTGAGCGGTTTCACTAACAGATTGTTTCATACTATCATTAAATTTTATTTTCACTTGCTTGTTGTGCTTCTGGGTGTAAAGATTTACTAGGATTTGCTTTAACAATTCCATTAATAACATTAATAAGTCGTTCCATGTCTTCTTGTCTCTGATCCTCATGTATGACCAAACAACACCAAGTAGTCAATATTACCCAC
This region includes:
- a CDS encoding DUF3944 domain-containing protein → MAYKYDRDLEFLKQLESSDLLDLFEVLVFGKDGEKRHNEKLTSSIEYKRHGDDYAKYAERIAEELQYYGSNSFASFIKGEGVLYKEILCDVCDKLKVNYSKKSETTLIEQNMLSKILERSLEEMDDEEVKEMCDELSIKNTDNLNRQALSAATLTLFKMGGFKSYQLAVIVANAVAKTILGRGLSLAGDQVLTRTLNFLTGPVGWIITGVWTAIDIAGPAYRVTIPACIVVATLRLKTQQANEDKKSLQIESV